TGCGGAATCGACGCTGGAAGTCTTCATCAAAGCACACATATCCACGAATAAAATCATCATGCATCAACTTCTCGTAGTAAAGATGTCGGTATCACCACATCCATCTCattgtgaaaatttcattaagCTCTAAACCCTTGGTGTTGTTCATGAATATACAATGTAGTGCTTCCACACCTTGTAGCCTCAGCCGAGTCTTCGTTCAATTGTTTAAGAATTTCCatgtatttttctttaaaaatattCCTCGTATAAATACGAATCGATTTCTATTCCCATTTCCTCTTCAAAAAAATTAATATTAGGATTCATGGTGGGGGAAAAAATTAAGTGAATTTGAGAGAAAGTTGATTTGTAAAATAGATTGGGTGAAAGTGTGATGAAGAGAAGGGGATGATATGAAGTTTTATATTGAAATAGAAAGTAGTTGTTAGCAATTTAGTCGATGACGATACAACATACACCGCACGGTTTACCTCTATTGAAGAAAAACCCTATTATGTCGCTCATCGACTCAACATAAGCCGCGCAACCATACCCGTGGAGCGACATATATTATGACGTTGAGTCCATTTTTTGTGGCAAACTCGATTTGCCCATCCACCTGATTGAACAATTTTCCTCATTTGAACATTACCATCAGATTTGTATTTAAGATACCGAAAAAATAAGCTAAAGTTACCTCTAGAATTTCCGGCTTAAAATTATTTGGCTTCGTATCTGCTTCAGTAATATGAACAAGAGTTATTTATAAAAATTTGGGTCCAAGATATTACTAAGTAATTATTGTATACCCCATTCGTGCCAAAATACTTGTTCATCATGGATTTATTCATATCTCGTTCCTTACAGTATTGGCCGAGCCAGCCCACAGCAAAGGTAGGAAGTTGCCTATCTTGATGGGTTGGTTCCTAAgcctttttgtttttttggattaTGGGCTCCAAGCCTATTTTTCCATTTCAGTCTATCATAAAACCTTTGAGAGAGTGTGTTTTTTTTTGCCTATTCTTGGCTAGGTTTCTAGATCTGCCCCTACCCCACGGTACGAAAATGATCCTCATAATTCCCTTATCATGGTGGTTCCTCATTCCTTACAATATGAGAAAAATGAATGGTGTGACCTGTGCGGAGTCAGGGGCCGACCCATCTAAATGCACAGTCAGCGAAAAAAACAAACATTATGCAAGTCATGGAATCTTGTTTTCCAATAAAGTACGAGTCTACCCGCTTAGACAACTAATCTAGGAAATATGTGATGTCCAGGGTAATCAGAGACTAACAAAGTGCTTTCTGCTGACCGGGTGTCTGGATCCAAATTGGCATGAGAGTGTACGTATATCGAGAAAACCAAGTTAACttgaaataaatattttattcacaataaaaaaaaaatgcagcAATAGAGCTTCATCGTCTCAGATTCCGTAGCTTAGGCTATCATATGATACAATACATTGTTCTTTCCTTCCTCCTGGACAACTTCCCGTATAAACCAAAATCCTGATATTATGCTAATGCCATGACGAACTCTACAGTTAATATTTAATGAAACACTCAACCAGGTCTACAGGTATTTCAACTCATAAAGACAAGATGGCAAAGGAACTATCTTAAATTATTATACTGCCACACAGCCTAAATCAAGATGCAGGAGATGCTGcacttaacttcttctttggcGGTGGGTTTCCTCCTGAAATCATCACATAGGAATAGAAACATAGCATTGCCGCGCTGCCATTTTGGTAGACAACAAGATTTAAGTGAACACAAGTCCAGAGTGAAAATCCTGAGAAGACAAAGTAATGAAACAAAATCTAGTTGTACCTCATGATGGCAGAGAACCCTGCTGGGAAGATTTTCTTTGTCTGTAAACAAAATACCAATTATTATTAATGCAAAGCTATATAGTTTTACAAGGATTCAAAAACTAGTAGGGAAAGTTAATGTACCAAAGAATAGTTATGAAAATGTTTCCAGAGAAGTGCTGCGGAAAGTGCTGCAAGATCAAGAAAGCCAATCAATATGTTTAGCCCAAGAAGTATGATACCGAATCAACGATTTTGGTTCAACACTATCCACACTCCAAAGATACAACAAAAAATGGCCAGAAAGGCATCCTATATAGTACCGGAAGGTCAAAAAAGCGAAGACAAGTAACATTGTGCTTTTGTTCTACTAATCTCACCTTGTGGCTCATCCAAAATATGTAAACATAATATTTTGCCAGCATCATGAACATATCTACGTATATGAATAAGCACAAAAACAAAATACCTGCTTGACCCAATATTAATGGAAAGCTGGATTTCCCATGTCTCCAGACCTTTAAGCTAAAGGTGCTCAAAGCTAGCAAAGCACCTCCGTAAAGAATCCCTGTGGCTAGAGTCAAGGGATTTCTTGAAAATAGAAACCCCA
This is a stretch of genomic DNA from Papaver somniferum cultivar HN1 chromosome 1, ASM357369v1, whole genome shotgun sequence. It encodes these proteins:
- the LOC113283039 gene encoding protein FATTY ACID EXPORT 1, chloroplastic-like isoform X2, giving the protein MATTTNLSQISCFSSMNRKLNLHQRNRFMVTLPVRPSKLQAEGSVRSHPTNEEPVDGQLGKDVELQEQEIKEPIKAAKIHDFCFGIPFGGLVLSGGFVGFLFSRNPLTLATGILYGGALLALSTFSLKVWRHGKSSFPLILGQAALSAALLWKHFHNYSLTKKIFPAGFSAIMSAAMLCFYSYVMISGGNPPPKKKLSAASPAS